One region of Microbacterium rhizosphaerae genomic DNA includes:
- a CDS encoding LacI family DNA-binding transcriptional regulator produces MNPIPTMQDVARLAGVSTKTVSNVINDRPYVSAETRDRVHAAIAQLDYKLNLAARNLRSGRSGVIGLAVPTLTVAYFAELAEAVIDAAEQHQLAVQIARTGDAAREREFLASARLQHVDGLILSPMDHRSEELEAVDLSVPTVVLGDHPVGGAAVYVSSDQRGAAQLATSHLIRIGCRRIAALGARSSVPGGAGALRLQGYRDALHTAGIPYDAGLVVEADVWDRADGASAMHQLIERGAAFDSVFAFNDSLALGAMRTLEDNGLRVPGDVSVIGIDNVTEARYSVPSLTTVDLGGSKIAETAVRLLAEQLSNPESAPEHRVLIDFALVERESTAH; encoded by the coding sequence GTGAACCCGATCCCGACGATGCAAGACGTCGCACGTCTGGCAGGCGTATCCACCAAGACGGTCTCGAATGTGATCAACGATCGTCCCTACGTCAGCGCTGAGACGCGCGACCGCGTCCACGCGGCGATCGCTCAGCTCGACTACAAGCTGAACCTCGCGGCGCGAAATCTGCGGTCCGGGCGCAGCGGTGTCATCGGCCTCGCGGTGCCGACGCTCACGGTCGCCTACTTCGCCGAGCTGGCCGAAGCGGTGATCGACGCGGCCGAGCAGCATCAGCTCGCGGTGCAGATCGCCCGCACCGGTGATGCCGCGCGCGAGCGCGAATTTCTCGCGAGCGCGCGATTGCAGCATGTGGATGGCCTGATCCTCAGCCCCATGGACCACCGTTCCGAAGAGCTCGAGGCGGTCGACCTTTCTGTGCCCACCGTCGTCCTCGGCGACCACCCGGTGGGCGGTGCCGCCGTGTACGTCAGCTCTGACCAGCGCGGAGCGGCGCAGCTCGCAACGTCGCACCTCATCCGGATCGGGTGCCGCCGCATCGCCGCGCTGGGCGCGCGCAGCAGCGTTCCCGGCGGCGCAGGAGCACTACGCCTCCAGGGGTATCGCGATGCGCTCCACACTGCCGGCATCCCGTACGACGCCGGGCTCGTCGTCGAGGCGGACGTGTGGGACCGTGCCGACGGTGCATCGGCGATGCACCAGCTGATCGAACGGGGCGCAGCGTTCGACTCCGTCTTCGCGTTCAACGACAGCCTCGCACTCGGGGCGATGCGCACCCTCGAGGACAACGGCCTGCGGGTGCCTGGGGACGTCTCCGTGATCGGCATCGACAACGTCACCGAGGCGCGCTACTCCGTCCCGAGTCTCACGACCGTCGATCTGGGCGGCTCGAAGATCGCCGAGACCGCCGTGCGGTTGCTCGCTGAGCAGCTGTCCAACCCCGAATCGGCCCCTGAGCACCGCGTCCTGATCGACTTCGCGCTCGTCGAACGAGAATCGACGGCGCACTGA
- a CDS encoding ABC transporter substrate-binding protein: MKRIHAAGAVATALAIAGLSLTGCSGASPAQGGPVTLTFWHGYTEADGKVLDKIVADFNAHQKKVRIKTVTKTWAVIGDTLLTALSAKQGPDLVALPAENLPIYAGKHAFQKLDDLYATSAVSGASLNPNAVDMVKVDGAAYGAPLGFVPLSVIYNKTLFQKAGITSFPTTWDEWVADAEKLTVDTNGDGTPEQYGLALPDHATVGNGVWPSLFYAGGGDLVKGSKSVIDSASNIDTLTFWAKAVQERKISPTGLDGIASDKLFSSGKAAMEVGGPWMASVATENKIDYGIAGIPEGPKGQAASAIGISAAVTSQASAAQKAGAEEFLAYLYSKPVATAWSLGSGWPPLRTDIPASDVSSNPVVAALTPLTPAARPLLPGVASSSDVLAALDEATQKALAGGDPAAVLKAASTTAQTALDK; the protein is encoded by the coding sequence ATGAAACGAATTCACGCCGCCGGCGCTGTGGCGACCGCTCTGGCCATCGCAGGTCTCTCGCTCACTGGCTGCTCCGGAGCCAGTCCGGCTCAGGGCGGCCCCGTCACGCTCACCTTCTGGCACGGCTACACGGAGGCAGACGGCAAGGTCCTGGACAAGATCGTCGCGGACTTCAACGCCCACCAGAAGAAGGTGAGGATCAAGACGGTCACCAAGACGTGGGCGGTCATCGGAGACACGCTGCTCACCGCTCTGTCCGCCAAGCAGGGGCCGGATCTGGTGGCGCTTCCCGCCGAGAACCTGCCCATCTATGCGGGCAAGCACGCGTTCCAGAAGCTCGACGACCTCTACGCGACGAGCGCGGTCAGTGGCGCTTCGCTCAACCCGAACGCGGTCGACATGGTGAAGGTCGACGGCGCGGCCTACGGCGCTCCGCTCGGGTTCGTCCCGCTCTCGGTGATCTACAACAAGACCCTGTTCCAGAAGGCGGGCATCACGTCGTTCCCGACAACATGGGACGAGTGGGTCGCGGATGCGGAGAAGCTCACGGTCGACACGAACGGCGATGGCACCCCCGAGCAGTACGGGCTCGCCCTCCCCGACCACGCAACCGTCGGAAACGGCGTGTGGCCGAGCTTGTTCTACGCCGGCGGCGGCGACCTGGTCAAGGGGTCGAAGTCGGTCATCGACTCGGCCTCGAACATCGACACTCTGACGTTCTGGGCGAAGGCCGTGCAGGAACGGAAGATCTCGCCCACGGGTCTCGACGGCATCGCATCGGACAAGCTCTTCTCCTCAGGCAAGGCCGCGATGGAGGTCGGCGGTCCGTGGATGGCGTCGGTGGCGACCGAGAACAAGATCGACTACGGCATCGCGGGCATCCCGGAAGGCCCCAAGGGACAGGCGGCGTCAGCGATCGGAATCTCCGCGGCGGTGACGTCGCAGGCGTCCGCTGCGCAGAAGGCCGGCGCGGAGGAGTTCCTGGCCTACCTGTACAGCAAGCCGGTTGCCACGGCGTGGTCGCTCGGCTCCGGCTGGCCGCCGCTGCGCACGGACATCCCGGCATCCGACGTGTCCTCGAACCCTGTCGTTGCCGCGCTGACTCCGCTCACTCCTGCGGCGCGACCATTGCTGCCGGGTGTCGCCAGCAGCAGCGATGTTCTCGCGGCCCTCGACGAGGCGACCCAGAAGGCGCTGGCCGGGGGCGACCCCGCAGCCGTCCTGAAGGCAGCCTCGACCACCGCGCAGACCGCGCTCGACAAGTGA
- a CDS encoding family 1 glycosylhydrolase, whose translation MTATDDTGTANRWFADGALHLGLGIEDTFVPQGGPGARPIDEYELTEHYVRWREDIDLAADVGAEFLRWGIPWHRVNPAPGEWDWDWTDRVLGRMSEHGIRPVVDLLHYGTPLWLERQFAHPDYSRRVAEYAVAVAERYGDAVTDYTPVNEPMIHVLFCGEYGYWPPYLTGQEGATRLAMAIADGFARTQHGIRDVLGERAVFVHVDASMRYVGDVEAAEHRETAARLRHQAFLVEDLVTGRVDDRHPLAAMLLSNGADPALLGEFIRNPARPDVMGVNYYPRHSTEVFEAGVHHAGGFADPRPTRDDGVAGLREMIDEYARRYGAPVMVTETCVTGSAEERIGWLRESVDEVARMRRSGTPVVGYTWWPLFDMYEWTYRHGTGPRAEHLLTMGLFDLVESAEGLRRERTPVADAFHALARASQRAVATPS comes from the coding sequence GTGACAGCGACGGACGACACTGGCACAGCGAACAGATGGTTCGCGGATGGCGCCCTGCACCTCGGCCTCGGCATCGAGGACACCTTCGTGCCGCAGGGTGGTCCGGGAGCGAGGCCCATCGACGAGTACGAGCTCACCGAGCACTACGTGCGGTGGCGCGAGGACATCGACCTCGCTGCGGACGTCGGGGCCGAATTCCTGCGCTGGGGGATCCCCTGGCATCGCGTGAATCCTGCGCCCGGCGAGTGGGACTGGGACTGGACCGATCGTGTGCTCGGCCGGATGAGCGAGCACGGCATCCGGCCGGTGGTCGATCTGCTCCACTACGGCACGCCGCTGTGGCTGGAGCGCCAGTTCGCGCACCCCGACTACTCGCGGCGGGTCGCCGAATACGCGGTCGCCGTGGCGGAGCGCTACGGCGACGCCGTCACCGACTACACGCCGGTGAATGAGCCGATGATCCACGTGCTGTTCTGCGGCGAGTACGGCTACTGGCCGCCCTATCTCACGGGCCAGGAAGGCGCGACCCGACTCGCGATGGCGATCGCGGACGGCTTCGCGCGCACCCAGCACGGCATCCGGGATGTGCTCGGCGAGCGCGCCGTGTTCGTGCACGTGGATGCGTCGATGCGATATGTGGGCGACGTCGAAGCTGCCGAGCACCGCGAGACGGCCGCCCGCCTGCGCCATCAGGCGTTCCTCGTCGAGGACCTCGTGACAGGCCGGGTCGACGATCGGCACCCGCTCGCCGCCATGCTGCTGAGCAACGGAGCCGACCCCGCTCTGCTCGGCGAGTTCATCCGGAACCCGGCGCGGCCGGACGTCATGGGAGTCAACTACTACCCTCGGCACTCCACCGAGGTTTTCGAGGCCGGCGTCCACCACGCCGGCGGCTTCGCGGACCCGCGCCCGACCCGCGATGACGGCGTGGCAGGTCTGCGCGAGATGATCGATGAGTACGCGCGACGTTACGGGGCGCCCGTCATGGTGACCGAGACCTGCGTGACAGGATCCGCCGAGGAGCGGATCGGCTGGCTTCGCGAGTCGGTCGATGAGGTGGCGCGGATGCGGCGATCCGGTACCCCCGTCGTCGGATACACCTGGTGGCCGCTGTTCGACATGTACGAGTGGACGTACCGGCATGGGACGGGACCGCGCGCCGAGCACCTGCTCACGATGGGGCTCTTCGATCTCGTGGAGTCGGCGGAAGGACTGCGCCGGGAACGCACGCCGGTGGCGGATGCGTTCCACGCGCTGGCACGGGCGTCGCAACGGGCGGTGGCGACCCCGAGTTGA
- a CDS encoding carbohydrate ABC transporter permease, with product MSVITRPPRRRAVYRPPAPLGGRPGTRRGQARIALAFLLPALVILLLFVGWPMVSALRLSFTDASGLGGENWVGLANYVRIFTDPRILGTLVTTAYYTVLFAPLAIAAALLLAMLLNNRRLFARGFFRTALFLPFVVSLAVAAFAWTYLIDPQVGLVSYWLQGLGIHLGNALQDPALAMPTVVLVAVWKSFGFYMVIFIAGLQEIPASLYEAATIDGAGPWRRFTNVTLPQLNNTLAFVVVFAMIAALQAFDQIYVMTGGGPYRTTQTVVMEIYDKGFKQLDLGLATALSYVLLAATLILSLIQFRFFGRREGDIA from the coding sequence ATGTCCGTCATCACACGCCCGCCACGGCGACGTGCCGTCTACCGGCCGCCGGCGCCGCTCGGCGGGCGGCCAGGCACCAGACGTGGGCAGGCGCGCATCGCACTGGCCTTCCTGCTCCCCGCGCTCGTCATCCTGCTCCTCTTCGTCGGCTGGCCCATGGTGTCGGCGCTGCGTCTGTCGTTCACCGACGCGAGCGGTCTCGGCGGCGAGAACTGGGTAGGCCTCGCGAACTACGTCCGCATCTTCACCGACCCGAGGATCCTCGGGACACTCGTGACGACCGCTTACTACACGGTGCTCTTCGCGCCGCTGGCGATCGCTGCGGCGCTCCTGCTCGCGATGCTGCTCAACAATCGGCGCCTGTTCGCGCGCGGCTTCTTCCGCACGGCGCTGTTCCTGCCGTTCGTCGTCTCACTCGCGGTCGCGGCGTTCGCGTGGACCTATCTGATCGACCCTCAGGTGGGTCTTGTCAGCTATTGGCTGCAGGGCCTCGGGATCCACCTCGGCAATGCTCTGCAGGATCCTGCGCTCGCGATGCCGACCGTGGTGCTCGTCGCGGTCTGGAAGAGCTTCGGCTTCTACATGGTGATCTTCATCGCGGGCCTGCAGGAGATCCCCGCCTCGCTGTATGAGGCCGCGACGATCGACGGTGCCGGCCCGTGGCGCCGTTTCACCAACGTCACTCTCCCCCAGTTGAACAACACGCTCGCGTTCGTCGTCGTCTTCGCGATGATCGCGGCGCTGCAGGCGTTCGACCAGATCTACGTGATGACCGGCGGCGGCCCGTACCGCACCACACAGACCGTGGTGATGGAGATCTACGACAAGGGGTTCAAGCAGCTCGATCTCGGGCTCGCCACAGCGCTGTCGTATGTGCTGCTGGCCGCCACGCTGATCCTGAGCCTCATCCAGTTCCGATTCTTCGGGCGTCGAGAGGGCGACATCGCATGA
- a CDS encoding carbohydrate ABC transporter permease — MSVTIGIRRSRRAADRWLLTVAALVVTALVLLPIVIIAATAFKPAAEINAYPPTLLAAEWTLDNFARIFRDLPFGRLFVNSFVFAGGVTLCALLFDSLAAYALARIDFAGSRLLLIVIVASLMIPFQATLIPVYQLVAQFGWVNTFAGMIIPRAADAFGIFFLRQFFVSLPRDLDNAARIDGAGEFRIFRSIVLPNAVPALLTLGIFTFVNNWNDLLWPLVMTTAPEMGTITSGLTLLTGPSGIIPYGTMMAGSLIAVLPLAVIFLIMQRRFIESVATTGLK, encoded by the coding sequence ATGAGCGTCACGATCGGTATCCGGCGGTCCCGGCGAGCGGCCGATCGCTGGCTTCTCACGGTCGCAGCACTCGTCGTCACTGCGCTCGTTCTGCTGCCCATCGTGATCATCGCGGCCACCGCCTTCAAGCCCGCGGCCGAGATCAACGCGTATCCGCCCACCCTGCTGGCGGCCGAGTGGACACTCGACAATTTCGCGCGCATCTTCCGTGATCTGCCCTTCGGGCGGCTCTTCGTGAACAGCTTCGTCTTCGCGGGCGGTGTCACGCTGTGCGCGCTCTTGTTCGACTCGCTCGCGGCCTACGCCCTCGCGCGCATCGATTTCGCGGGGAGCCGCCTGCTGCTCATCGTGATCGTGGCGAGTCTCATGATCCCGTTCCAGGCGACGCTCATCCCCGTGTACCAGCTCGTCGCGCAGTTCGGATGGGTGAACACCTTCGCGGGGATGATCATCCCGCGCGCCGCAGACGCCTTCGGCATCTTCTTCCTGCGCCAGTTCTTCGTGTCCCTCCCGCGCGATCTGGACAACGCTGCGCGCATCGATGGTGCGGGCGAGTTCCGCATCTTCCGCAGCATCGTGCTGCCGAACGCCGTGCCCGCACTCCTCACCCTCGGCATCTTCACGTTCGTCAACAACTGGAACGACCTGCTGTGGCCGCTCGTGATGACGACCGCGCCCGAGATGGGCACGATCACGTCCGGGCTGACGCTGCTCACCGGCCCGAGCGGCATCATCCCCTACGGCACGATGATGGCCGGCTCGCTGATCGCGGTGCTGCCGCTGGCCGTCATCTTCCTCATCATGCAGAGGCGCTTCATCGAGAGCGTCGCGACGACAGGACTGAAGTGA